Proteins from one Dromiciops gliroides isolate mDroGli1 chromosome 6, mDroGli1.pri, whole genome shotgun sequence genomic window:
- the MADD gene encoding MAP kinase-activating death domain protein isoform X6, with product MVQKKICPRLLDYLVIIGARQPSSDSVAQTPELLRRYPLEDYPEFPLPPDVVFFCQPEGCLSVRQRRMSLRDDTSFVFTLTDKDTGVTRYGICVNFYRSFQKRMPKEKADGGAGHRTKEGIKTTSAPEEASAEKSESGPALQPPSADSTPDGNQSPRGKRRAKGGSRSRNSTLTSLCVLSHYPFFTTFRECLYTLKRLVDCCSERLLGKKLAIPRGVQRDTMWRIFTGSLLVEEKSSALLHDLREIEAWIYRLLRSPVPISGQKRVDIEVLPQELQPALTFALPDPSRFSLVDFPLHLPLELLGVDACLQVLSCILLEHKVVLQSRDYNALSMSVMAFVAMIYPLEYMFPVIPLLPTCMASAEQLLLAPTPYIIGVPASFFLYKLDFKMPDDVWLVDLDSNRVIAPTNAEVLPILPEPESLELKKHLKQALASMSLNTQPILNLEKFHEGQEIPLLLGRPSSDLQSTPSTEFNPLIYGNDVDSVDVATRVAMVRFFNSPNVLQGFQMHTRTLRLFPRPVVAFQAGSFLASRPRQTPFAEKLARTQAVEYFGEWILNPTNYAFQRIHNNMFDPASIGDKPKWYAHQLQPIYYRVYDSNSQLAEALSVPPEQDSDSDPTDDSGSDSVDYDSSSSYSSLGDFVSEMMKCDINGDTPNVDPLTHAALGDASEVAFDELQGSQGDLDEPGPDSENSQDHPQPRSSSSTTASSSPSTIIHGANTESADSTEVGDKTATGFSNPLRTLPPGLGKFSLDKREAESGGPSEGPGRKRDYDNPYFEPQYGFPTEDDEDDDEQGESYTPRFNQNLSGSRAQQLLRPNSLKLASDSDAESDSRASSPNSTISNNSSEGFGGIMSFASSLYRNHSTSFSLSNLALPTKGAREKTTPFPSLKVFGLNTLMEIVTEAGPGSGEGGRRALVDQKSSVIKHSPTVKRESPSPQGRASNSSENQQFLKEVVHSVLDGQGVGWLSVKKVRRLLESEQLRGFVLSKLTRLAPAEEGAPQETIPDVEISRKVYKGMLDLLKCMVLSLEQSYANAGLGGMASTFGLLEIAQTHYYSKEPDKRKRSPTDSVNTPVGKDPGLTGRGDPKTMAQLRVPQLGPRAPSATGKGPKELDTRSLKEENFVASIGPEGIKPVFDLGETDEKKSQISADSGVSLMSGSQRSDLESSVSVGPAVMIRSTSQDSEVSTVSNSSGETLGADSDLSSNAGDGPGGDGSAHLAGLRATVSDSEIETNSASGAIFGKTHSLKPSAKEKAVGSPVRPFEDVSQRVYLYEGLLGRDKGSMWDQLEDAAMETFSMSKERSTLWDQMQFWEDAFLDAVMLEREGMGMDQGPQEMIDRYLSLGEHDRKRLEDDEDRLLATLLNNLISYMLLMKVNKNDIRKKVRRLMGKSHIGLVYGQQINEVLDQLASLNGRDVSLQPSGSRHIKKQTFVVHAGTDTSGDIFFMEVCDDCIVLRSSTGAVSERWWYEKLINMTYCPKTKVLCLWRRSGPETQLNKFYTKKCRELYYCVKDSMERAAARQHSAKPGPELGGEFPVQDMRTGEGGLLQVTLEGINLKFMHSQERKVFIELNHIKKCNTVRGVFVLEEFAGKVISAVLAPAPCLRPCRGQGAPCSTLLTLSSLPFSPHLLSPQPHSTPVLAPWFCEFPPPLSATLPAGEPSSLGEGLGVALFPGVQPLSLRQD from the exons ATGGTGCAAAAGAAGATTTGCCCTCGGTTACTGGACTACCTAGTGATCATTGGGGCCAG GCAACCAAGCAGCGATAGTGTGGCCCAGACCCCAGAGTTGCTCCGGCGCTACCCCTTGGAGGACTACCCCGAATTCCCCCTGCCTCCAGATGTGGTGTTTTTCTGCCAGCCTGAGGGATGTCTGAGCGTGCGGCAGAGGCGCATGAGCCTGCGAGACGACACCTCCTTTGTCTTTACCCTCACTGACAAGGACACTGGGGTTACTCGCTATGGCATCTGTGTCAACTTCTACCGCTCCTTCCAGAAGCGGATGCCCAAGGAGAAGGCAGATGGGGGTGCAGGGCACCGCACAAAGGAAGGCATTAAGACCACTTCTGCTCCAGAGGAGGCAAGCGCAGAGAAGTCAGAGAGTGGTCCTGCCTTGCAGCCCCCCAGTGCTGACTCAACCCCTGATGGGAACCAATCTCCCCGGGGCAAGCGCCGGGCTAAGGGGGGCAGCCGCTCCCGCAACAGCACCCTGACATCCCTGTGTGTGCTCAGCCATTACCCTTTCTTCACAACCTTCCGTGAGTGTCTGTACACCCTCAAGCGTTTGGTGGACTGCTGCAGCGAGCGACTCCTCGGCAAGAAGCTGGCCATCCCCCGAGGGGTACAGAG GGACACCATGTGGCGCATCTTCACGGGTTCCCTCCTGGTAGAAGAGAAGTCCAGTGCCCTTCTGCACGACCTTCGTGAGATCGAGGCCTGGATCTATCGATTGTTGCGCTCCCCCGTGCCCATATCTGGCCAGAAGCGAGTGGACATTGAAGTTCTACCCCAGGAGCTACAGCCTGCTCTGACCTTTGCCCTCCCTGACCCATCTCGATTCTCTCTGGTGGATTTCCCATTGCATCTGCCCTTGGAACTTCTGGGTGTAGATGCCTGTTTACAGGTGTTGTCTTGCATCTTGCTGGAGCACAAG GTGGTGCTACAGTCCCGAGACTACAACGCGCTCTCCATGTCGGTGATGGCATTTGTGGCAATGATCTACCCCCTAGAGTACATGTTTCCTGTCATTCCATTGCTTCCTACTTGCATGGCATCTGCAGAGCAG CTGCTTTTGGCCCCTACTCCTTATATCATCGGGGTCCCTGCCAGCTTCTTCCTCTACAAACTGGACTTCAAGATGCCAGATGATGTATGGCTGGTGGATCTGGACAGCAACCGG GTGATCGCACCAACCAATGCAGAGGTGTTGCCCATCCTGCCCGAGCCTGAATCCTTAGAACTGAAAAAGCACTTGAAGCAG GCACTGGCCAGCATGAGTCTGAACACCCAGCCTATCCTCAACCTGGAGAAGTTCCATGAGGGTCAGGAGATCCCGCTGCTCTTGGGAAGGCCGTCCAGTGATTTGCAGTCCACACCTTCCACTGAGTTCAATCCCCTCATCTATGGCAACGACGTGGATTCTGTGGATGTGGCTACCAG ggtggctaTGGTGAGATTCTTCAATTCCCCCAATGTGCTTCAAGGTTTCCAGATGCACACACGAACTCTGCGCCTCTTCCCCCGGCCCGTGGTAGCCTTCCAAGCTGGCTCTTTCCTAGCCTCACGCCCCCGACAGACCCCTTTTGCTGAGAAATTGGCCAGGACCCAAGCTGTGGAGTACTTTGGCGAATGGATCCTCAACCCCACCAACTATGCTTTCCAGAGAATCCACAACA ACATGTTTGATCCAGCCTCGATCGGCGACAAGCCGAAGTGGTACGCACACCAGCTCCAGCCGATCTATTACCGAGTCTATGACAGTAACTCCCAGCTGGCCGAGGCACTGAGCGTACCGCCTGAGCAGGACTCTGACTCTGACCCCACTGACGACAG TGGCAGTGACAGTGTGGATTACGACTCAAGCTCTTCCTATTCATCCCTTGGTGACTTTGTTAGTGAAATGATGAAATGTGACATCAACGGTGATACACCCA ATGTGGATCCACTAACACATGCAGCTCTGGGTGACGCCAGTGAGGTAGCATTTGATGAGCTGCAGGGAAGCCAGGGGGATTTGGACGAGCCTGGTCCGGACAGTGAGAATTCCCAGGACCACCCCCAGCCTCGCTCCAGCTCCAGCACCACGGCCAGCAGCAGTCCCAGCACCATCATTCACGGAGCCAACACT GAATCTGCTGATTCTACAGAGGTGGGTGACAAGACAGCGACAGGATTCTCCAATCCTCTCCGCACTCTGCCCCCTGGTCTTGGCAAATTCAGCCTGGATAAGCGCGAGGCCGAGAGCGGAGGCCCCTCAGAGGGGCCGGGGCGCAAGCGCGACTACGACAACCCATACTTCGAACCTCAGTACGGATTTCCCACTGAGGATGATGAAGACGATGACGAGCAGGGAGAGAGCTATACCCCAAGATTTAACCAAAACCTCAGTGGTAGTAG GGCCCAGCAGCTCCTTCGGCCCAATAGCCTAAAGCTGGCAAGCGATTCAGATGCAGAGTCAGACTCTCGGGCAAGCTCTCCCAACTCCACCATCTCCAACAACAGCAGCGAAGGCTTCGGGGGCATCATGTCCTTTGCCA GTAGCCTGTACCGGAACCATAGCACCAGCTTCAGTCTCTCAAACCTTGCACTGCCCACCAAAGGGGCCAGAGAGAAGACAACACCCTTCCCTAGTCTCAAAG TATTTGGGCTAAATACTCTAATGGAGATTGTTACTGAAGCCGGCCCCGGGAGCGGTGAAG GAGGCCGGCGAGCCTTGGTGGATCAGAAGTCATCCGTCATCAAGCATAGTCCCACCGTGAAAAGAGAGTCTCCGTCACCCCAGGGGCGGGCCAGCAATTCCAG CGAGAACCAGCAGTTCCTGAAGGAGGTTGTGCACAGCGTGCTGGACGGCCAAGGAGTGGGCTGGCTTAGCGTGAAGAAGGTGAGGCGGCTTCTGGAGAGCGAGCAGCTCCGTGGCTTCGTTCTCAGCAAGCTGACCCGCCTGGCGCCGGCCGAGGAAGGCGCCCCCCAGGAGACGATCCCTGATGTG GAGATAAGCCGCAAGGTCTACAAGGGGATGCTAGACCTTCTGAAATGTATGGTGCTGAGCCTGGAGCAGTCCTATGCTAACGCTGGCCTCGGCGGCATGGCCAGCACCTTTGGGCTCCTGGAGATTGCCCAGACCCACTACTACAGCAAAG AGCCAGATAAACGGAAGAGAAGTCCTACAGATAGTGTGAACACACCAGTTGGCAAGGATCCAGGCCTGACTGGGCGGGGAGACCCAAAGACCATGGCCCAGCTGAGGGTTCCCCAGTTGGGACCACGGGCACCAAGTGCCACAGGAAAGGGCCCCAAGGAGCTGGACACCAGAAGTctaaaggaagagaattttgtgGCTTCTATTG GGCCTGAGGGAATTAAACCTGTCTTTGACCTTGGTGAGACAGATGAGAAGAAGTCCCAGATCAGCGCAGACAGTGGAGTGAGCCTGATGTCTGGTTCTCAG AGAAGTGACCTGGAATCCAGCGTTAGTGTAGGCCCAGCAGTTATGATCCGAAGCACAAGCCAGGATTCTGAAGTTAGCACT GTGAGTAACAGCTCTGGAGAGACCCTGGGAGCAGACAGCGACCTGAGCAGCAATGCAGGTGATGGACCAGGTGGCGATGGCAGCGCCCACCTGGCAGGACTTCGTGCCACTGTGTCTGACAGCGAAATTGAGACCAATTCTGCCTCAGGCGCCATCTTT GGCAAAACCCACAGTCTGAAGCCAAGTGCAAAGGAGAAAGCAGTGGGCAGCCCGGTTCGTCCTTTTGAAGACGTGAGCCAGCGTGTCTACCTCTATGAGGGACTCCTAG GAAGGGACAAAGGATCCATGTGGGACCAGTTAGAGGATGCAGCTATGGAGACCTTCTCTATGA GTAAGGAGCGTTCTACCCTGTGGGACCAGATGCAGTTCTGGGAAGATGCCTTCCTTGATGCCGTGATGttggagagagaaggaatgggCATGGATCAGGGACCCCAGGAAATGATCGACAG GTACCTGTCCCTGGGAGAACATGACCGGAAGCGTCTGGAGGATGATGAAGATCGATTGCTGGCCACACTCTTGAACAACCTCATCTCTTATATGCTTCTGATGAAG GTAAACAAAAATGACATCCGGAAGAAGGTGAGGCGACTGATGGGGAAGTCACATATTGGGCTTGTGTATGGCCAGCAGATAAACGAGGTGCTAGATCAGCTAGCCAGCCTG AATGGGCGGGACGTGTCTCTCCAGCCAAGTGGCAGCCGTCACATCAAGAAACAAACATTTGTGGTGCACGCGGGGACAGACACCAGTGGGGATATCTTCTTCATGGAG GTGTGTGACGACTGTATCGTCTTACGCAGCAGCACGGGCGCGGTGTCCGAGCGCTGGTGGTACGAGAAGCTCATCAACATGACCTACTGCCCCAAGACCAAGGTGCTGTGCCTGTGGAGAAGGAGCGGGCCTGAGACGCAGCTCAACAAGTTCTACACCAAGAAG TGTCGGGAGCTGTACTACTGTGTGAAGGACAGCATGGAGCGTGCTGCGGCCCGACAGCACAGCGCCAAGCCAG GTCCAGAGCTGGGTGGTGAGTTCCCAGTGCAAGACATGAGGACGGGCGAGGGTGGCTTGCTTCAGGTTACGCTGGAGGGGATCAACCTTAAGTTCATGCATAGCCAG GAGCGGAAG GTTTTCATAGAGCTGAATCACATTAAAAAGTGCAATACAGTTCGAGGCGTCTTTGTCCTGGAGGAATTTG CAGGTAAAGTGATCTCGGCTGTGCTGGCCCCGGCCCCTTGCCTCAGGCCCTGCAGAGGGCAGGGGGCTCCCTGCAGCACACTGCtgactctttcttctctccctttctctccccaccttctATCTCCCCAACCTCACTCCACCCCTGTGCTGGCTCCTTGGTTCTGTGagtttcctccccctctctctgccaCACTCCCCGCTGGGGAGCCTTCCAGTTTGGGAGAAGGACTTGGGGTGGCTCTGTTCCCCGGGGTGCAGCCCCTCTCCCTGCGTCAGGATTAG